The following proteins are encoded in a genomic region of Lachnospiraceae bacterium KM106-2:
- a CDS encoding macrolide-efflux protein, protein MLHQTKENKQGPSNPLWTKNFTIITVGTVISRLGNSISGFATGLLVLDYTASTFLYALYMVLYNLPKIILPSLAGPFIDKFSRRKTIYTLDFISTGIYFLFALIILTGNLSYIFLIIGCMILGAIDSVYQVAYESFYPMLVSKGNYTKAYSIDSTLDSLTMLMVPVSAFLYNLVGIGPLFLIDMISFLVAAIFETQIQIEESYVKKEEESFGFKQYKKTFSDGINYLKKEKGLLAITMYFTVTMFAQGASNVIGLPYFKSTYSHGEYVYIAVMGFMLAGRIFGGVIHYKFKYPTDKKFTIALIVYMTISIIDGSYLYMPIVIMMGMCFLSGIMGVTSYNIRISATQSYVPDGNKGRFNGIFQMLITIGMMLGELSSGIMGDFMEKRLVIALFMMLNFIGVWFIMYRKRSHVKPIYNRQA, encoded by the coding sequence ATGTTACATCAAACAAAAGAGAACAAGCAGGGTCCTTCAAATCCACTTTGGACAAAGAATTTTACGATCATCACAGTGGGAACCGTCATATCCCGACTAGGCAATTCCATATCCGGATTTGCAACGGGGCTCCTTGTACTGGATTATACCGCATCCACATTTCTGTATGCGTTATATATGGTACTTTATAATCTGCCTAAAATTATTCTTCCATCCTTAGCGGGTCCGTTTATCGATAAGTTCTCAAGGAGAAAAACCATTTATACCTTAGATTTTATCTCTACCGGAATATATTTTTTATTTGCCTTGATCATCTTGACCGGCAATCTTAGTTACATATTCCTGATCATCGGATGCATGATCCTTGGTGCCATCGACTCGGTATACCAAGTTGCTTATGAAAGCTTTTATCCAATGCTGGTAAGTAAGGGAAATTACACAAAAGCCTATTCCATAGACAGTACCTTAGATTCCCTTACCATGCTTATGGTACCGGTATCAGCATTTTTATATAATCTTGTGGGAATTGGACCATTGTTCTTGATCGATATGATAAGCTTCCTAGTCGCAGCAATCTTTGAAACACAAATACAGATTGAAGAGTCTTATGTAAAAAAAGAAGAAGAATCCTTCGGTTTCAAACAATACAAAAAGACATTCTCCGACGGTATCAATTATCTCAAAAAAGAAAAAGGATTATTGGCGATCACCATGTATTTTACCGTTACTATGTTTGCACAGGGTGCCTCCAATGTCATCGGCCTTCCTTACTTTAAGAGCACTTATTCACATGGGGAATATGTCTATATTGCAGTAATGGGATTCATGTTAGCCGGGCGTATCTTCGGCGGTGTCATTCATTATAAGTTTAAGTATCCAACGGATAAAAAGTTTACCATTGCCTTGATCGTTTATATGACCATATCCATAATCGATGGCTCTTATCTCTATATGCCGATCGTGATCATGATGGGAATGTGTTTCCTCTCCGGTATTATGGGTGTTACTTCCTATAATATTCGAATTTCAGCAACCCAGAGTTACGTTCCTGATGGAAACAAAGGACGCTTTAATGGTATCTTTCAGATGTTAATAACCATAGGAATGATGCTTGGAGAATTATCATCTGGTATTATGGGTGATTTTATGGAGAAACGACTTGTGATTGCGTTATTTATGATGTTAAACTTCATTGGTGTCTGGTTTATTATGTATCGAAAACGTTCCCATGTGAAACCAATCTATAATCGCCAGGCATAG
- a CDS encoding helix-turn-helix domain protein has protein sequence MKQYIGFLIRQKRLQMNLSQEGLCKGICVVSYLSKIEQGTVNAGEDIIEQLFTRLKISYITDAQKLKEMKENLSSYFDAFFHREETSKWEEFIDEQSELYQTSQLNLSWQLYQLYRESFQDSQIEEPSSTDQVQSTCNELKKYEPYMTRNQRFLFGYLMGYLSESSYEDRMNWLNMAGQQFNCSIIYNLQGEISFNVGKYMDSIRYFERAYQMAAEEGNALVLFNSSFMLATCYTNHDYQNMMRYYQRTLELARTIAPQSIYNIYYNIGATLVEHKQYEEAIENLEKAKRLLTQSEENPAQSEKRKNHINWLLLYHKLSFSHIQLGHIEKAREYLALAKEYIDDNSIPGLIKMLRLIEMRLDKDYVQNPEYEALLLDVYESVGDELGYGFRNFHGRYLVELYKVKRRYKDALEITEEIERTLH, from the coding sequence ATGAAACAATACATAGGATTTTTAATCAGACAAAAGCGATTACAGATGAATCTATCGCAAGAGGGGTTGTGTAAAGGAATCTGTGTCGTATCGTATTTAAGTAAGATCGAACAGGGAACTGTAAATGCAGGCGAAGATATTATTGAGCAGCTTTTTACTAGATTGAAGATTTCCTATATAACAGACGCGCAGAAGTTAAAAGAGATGAAGGAGAATCTCTCCAGTTATTTTGATGCCTTTTTCCATAGGGAAGAGACTTCAAAATGGGAAGAATTCATTGATGAACAAAGCGAGCTCTATCAAACCAGTCAGCTAAATCTTAGTTGGCAGCTCTATCAATTGTACCGAGAATCTTTTCAAGATTCTCAAATAGAAGAGCCGTCCTCAACCGACCAAGTTCAATCCACCTGTAACGAACTTAAGAAATATGAGCCATATATGACACGTAATCAACGATTCCTATTTGGCTATTTGATGGGATATCTTTCAGAAAGCTCTTATGAGGACCGAATGAATTGGTTAAACATGGCCGGGCAGCAGTTTAATTGCAGTATCATCTATAATCTACAAGGGGAAATCAGTTTTAATGTTGGTAAATATATGGATTCGATCCGTTATTTTGAAAGAGCCTATCAGATGGCAGCAGAAGAAGGAAATGCTCTCGTCTTATTTAATAGCAGCTTTATGCTTGCAACCTGCTATACCAACCATGATTATCAGAATATGATGCGTTATTATCAAAGGACCCTAGAGCTAGCTAGGACGATCGCCCCACAAAGTATCTATAATATCTATTATAATATTGGAGCCACTTTAGTGGAGCATAAACAATATGAAGAAGCAATCGAAAATCTTGAAAAAGCAAAACGACTGTTAACTCAGTCCGAAGAAAATCCAGCTCAATCTGAGAAACGAAAGAATCATATTAATTGGCTTCTCTTATATCATAAATTATCCTTCTCCCATATACAGCTGGGACACATCGAGAAAGCGCGCGAATACCTTGCACTTGCCAAAGAGTATATTGATGACAATAGTATACCTGGTTTAATTAAGATGCTTCGTTTAATTGAAATGCGACTGGATAAAGATTATGTCCAAAATCCAGAGTATGAAGCCTTGTTATTAGACGTTTATGAATCTGTTGGTGATGAACTAGGTTATGGATTCCGTAACTTTCATGGCAGATATCTGGTAGAACTTTATAAGGTAAAACGTCGATATAAAGATGCATTAGAGATTACCGAAGAAATTGAACGCACTCTTCATTAA
- a CDS encoding DNA-binding response regulator, AraC family, producing MFDKEKLKEDTMHGSVSFPIAKYEWTGDSDYDVNPHWHQETELLYLEKGIFTLKINLESYEITAPAFVIINSGEIHSIALRHGQKESAIVFSLNMLSFEYFDALQYKLIHPLLTKEIYFPRLITPNDSIWKRLQSLYENIFHTVGQEEIPAYLKSKIYLYELLGCLYENDYFHRHELTKNDTYKIESMKSIFLFIHHNYQRRITLSELASTAGMNEQYFCRYFKKMTGKTVTQYLNDLRIDKAAAALIETDKKVIDIAILCGYDNIGYFIKRFTQAKGLSPSKYRTVNQSDRSII from the coding sequence ATGTTTGACAAAGAGAAATTAAAAGAAGATACGATGCATGGTAGTGTGAGCTTTCCGATTGCAAAATATGAATGGACTGGTGATTCTGACTATGATGTAAATCCTCATTGGCACCAGGAAACAGAACTTCTCTATCTAGAAAAGGGTATCTTTACACTAAAGATTAATCTAGAATCTTATGAGATCACGGCACCTGCTTTTGTTATCATTAACTCAGGTGAGATCCATTCGATCGCTCTGCGCCATGGACAAAAGGAAAGCGCTATTGTCTTTAGTTTAAATATGTTAAGCTTTGAGTATTTCGATGCCCTTCAATATAAGCTGATCCATCCTCTTTTAACAAAAGAAATCTATTTTCCAAGACTTATTACACCTAATGATAGCATATGGAAACGGTTACAGAGCCTGTATGAAAATATCTTTCATACGGTAGGGCAGGAAGAGATTCCTGCCTACTTAAAAAGTAAGATCTATCTTTATGAGTTACTAGGGTGTCTCTATGAGAACGATTACTTTCATCGCCATGAACTGACCAAGAATGATACCTATAAGATAGAGAGTATGAAATCCATCTTTCTTTTTATTCATCATAACTATCAGCGTAGGATCACACTTTCCGAACTAGCAAGTACCGCCGGTATGAATGAACAATATTTTTGTCGTTATTTTAAGAAGATGACGGGAAAAACGGTTACCCAATATCTTAATGATCTCCGAATTGATAAGGCTGCAGCGGCTCTGATCGAGACCGACAAGAAAGTAATTGATATCGCAATTCTATGTGGTTATGACAACATTGGATATTTTATTAAACGTTTTACTCAAGCAAAGGGACTCAGTCCATCAAAATATCGAACAGTAAACCAATCAGACAGGAGCATAATATGA